Proteins from a single region of Antechinus flavipes isolate AdamAnt ecotype Samford, QLD, Australia chromosome 2, AdamAnt_v2, whole genome shotgun sequence:
- the FOXI2 gene encoding forkhead box protein I2, whose protein sequence is MKVPGQPSASPPGPSGQPHAPGGPELMDLTVYGDHLNFYQPGLPQHPHGPSRVPSAASAAFGLSEYGGAGANPYLWLNGPGLGQPSYLPGFGGPGQRPFLPASPGLGPPAAAAELSWLSLSNQQELLKIMRPPYSYSALIAMAIENAPGKKLTLSQIYQYVEGTFPFYKKSKAGWQNSIRHNLSLNDCFKKVPRDDDDPGKGNYWTLDPNCEKMFDHGNFRRKRKRRGDSNGTGTPGAVSKSEDGSSGTLKNPVENPSLTDSTSPELLSSASTGTESKPSLLAREASPCFSSFTSTMGALANGSGVFPRHLPEAGGRPVGDLALARQANSGLSSYPTCSNMVHGAELGPQTQAPPVNGHTASFHNYPVNNLIYRGEGTEI, encoded by the exons ATGAAAGTTCCGGGACAGCCGTCAGCCAGCCCGCCGGGCCCCTCGGGCCAGCCACACGCGCCCGGCGGCCCGGAGCTGATGGATTTGACGGTCTACGGGGACCACCTGAACTTCTACCAGCCGGGGCTGCCCCAGCACCCTCACGGGCCGTCGAGGGTTCCCTCGGCGGCCTCCGCCGCCTTCGGGCTGTCTGAGTACGGCGGGGCGGGGGCCAACCCCTACCTGTGGCTCAATGGGCCGGGCCTCGGGCAGCCCTCCTACCTGCCGGGCTTCGGCGGCCCCGGCCAGCGCCCCTTCCTTCCCGCTTCGCCCGGCCTCGGGCCGCCGGCCGCGGCGGCGGAGCTCTCCTGGTTGTCGCTGTCCAACCAGCAGGAGCTGCTGAAGATAATGCGGCCGCCCTACTCGTACTCGGCGCTCATCGCCATGGCCATCGAGAACGCGCCTGGCAAGAAGCTGACCTTGAGCCAGATCTACCAGTACGTGGAGGGCACCTTCCCCTTCTACAAGAAGAGCAAGGCCGGCTGGCAGAACTCCATTCGCCACAACCTGTCCCTCAACGACTGCTTCAAGAAGGTGCCCCGCGACGACGACGACCCTG GGAAAGGAAATTACTGGACCTTGGACCCAAATTGTGAGAAAATGTTTGATCACGGAAACTTCCGCAGAAAGAGGAAAAGACGAGGAGACTCCAATGGGACGGGGACACCGGGAGCCGTCTCTAAGTCTGAAGACGGTAGCTCCGGGACCCTCAAAAACCCAGTGGAGAACCCCAGCCTCACAGACTCCACCTCCCCAGAACTGCTCAGCTCAGCCAGCACCGGGACTGAATCCAAGCCCTCCTTACTAGCTAGGGAGGCCAGCCCGTGTTTCTCCAGCTTCACTTCCACCATGGGAGCCCTGGCTAATGGCAGTGGCGTCTTCCCCAGGCACCTCCCAGAAGCAGGAGGTAGACCAGTGGGGGACTTGGCTCTGGCAAGGCAAGCGAACTCTGGCCTCAGCTCCTACCCAACTTGCTCCAACATGGTCCACGGCGCGGAACTTGGCCCCCAGACTCAGGCCCCACCCGTGAATGGTCACACCGCCAGCTTCCACAACTACCCCGTCAACAACTTGATCTACAGAGGAGAAGGGACTGAGATTTAG